In Streptomyces sp. P3, one DNA window encodes the following:
- a CDS encoding MFS transporter gives MSLLRDRDFLLLFLGQAVSRFGDGLYTAATAWLAWSLTKDPTAVAVVSVAAFAPAFLATFVSASYADRYDRRKLMIATDLARVAVVAVAAVLLSLGLLNLPLLVVTTALLALIGAPFAPARNAIVTQIAPADRLQQANGLLQVAFRAAFFVGPLMLAPLLAYGSLRAALVVNGLTFLGSAGAVAAIRVTRPVLAAGQAGLWADLAAGLKAVRAAPDVIVVIVTFVLALALTSGFLTVGLVVVVGQGGRYGLLLGVAGVAEVAGALLLAGLRMRRLALAAVLAWALLGIFRAPLGIVTSTAGAAVLLIATGLASALTDIPLIALVQQRIPSHHLAKALGLWEAGVAGALAVSPFVASTTIALTGVKDAFLLSGAALVVLAVTAALTLARTARAQRPGQLRIGVPPGSEAEQPAVAPESAR, from the coding sequence ATGTCACTGCTCAGGGACCGCGATTTCCTGCTTCTCTTCCTCGGCCAGGCCGTCTCACGCTTCGGCGACGGCCTGTACACCGCCGCGACCGCTTGGCTGGCCTGGTCGCTGACGAAGGACCCGACGGCCGTCGCCGTGGTCAGCGTGGCCGCGTTCGCGCCCGCGTTCCTGGCCACGTTCGTGTCCGCCTCGTACGCCGACCGTTACGACCGCCGCAAGCTGATGATCGCCACCGATCTGGCCCGGGTCGCCGTAGTGGCGGTGGCCGCGGTGTTGCTGTCCCTCGGTCTGCTGAACCTGCCCCTGCTCGTGGTGACAACGGCACTGCTGGCCCTGATCGGCGCCCCCTTCGCCCCGGCCCGCAACGCCATCGTCACGCAGATCGCCCCGGCCGACCGTCTGCAACAGGCCAACGGTCTGCTGCAAGTCGCCTTCCGGGCCGCCTTCTTCGTCGGCCCGCTCATGCTCGCGCCGCTGCTGGCCTACGGCTCCCTGCGGGCGGCGCTGGTGGTCAACGGACTGACCTTCCTCGGTTCGGCGGGCGCCGTGGCCGCCATCCGCGTGACCCGCCCCGTCCTGGCCGCCGGCCAGGCGGGCCTGTGGGCCGATCTCGCCGCCGGGCTCAAGGCCGTTCGGGCCGCTCCCGATGTGATCGTGGTCATCGTGACCTTCGTGCTCGCCCTCGCTCTGACCAGCGGTTTCCTGACGGTTGGGCTGGTTGTCGTCGTGGGGCAGGGCGGCCGCTACGGCCTGCTGCTGGGCGTCGCCGGGGTCGCGGAAGTGGCGGGGGCACTCCTGCTGGCCGGCCTGCGGATGCGCAGACTCGCCCTGGCGGCGGTGCTGGCCTGGGCCCTGCTCGGAATCTTCCGTGCGCCGCTCGGAATCGTCACCTCCACTGCCGGGGCCGCAGTGCTCCTGATCGCCACCGGGCTGGCCTCGGCCCTCACGGACATCCCCCTGATCGCGCTGGTGCAGCAGCGCATACCGAGCCACCATCTGGCGAAGGCGTTGGGTCTGTGGGAGGCCGGAGTGGCGGGAGCCCTGGCCGTTTCTCCCTTCGTGGCCTCGACCACCATCGCACTCACCGGAGTCAAGGACGCCTTCCTCCTCTCGGGCGCCGCCCTCGTCGTTCTGGCCGTGACCGCCGCGCTCACCCTGGCCCGCACAGCCAGAGCACAGCGGCCCGGGCAGTTGCGCATCGGCGTCCCGCCTGGTTCCGAGGCCGAACAACCGGCAGTCGCGCCGGAGTCCGCCCGGTGA
- a CDS encoding helix-turn-helix domain-containing protein, whose amino-acid sequence MQESARGNVRNPACPGRQLFDLVTARWAALVLVDLMDGPQRWSELRRRAGGVSDKMLAQTLRDLETGGLITRTVHTSRPPTVQYDLTDLARGVTSALQHLQNWAEEHTSDYDHYRRTHTTDPEP is encoded by the coding sequence GTGCAGGAAAGCGCGCGAGGCAACGTCCGTAATCCCGCCTGCCCCGGCAGGCAGCTGTTCGACCTGGTCACCGCCCGGTGGGCCGCCCTGGTCCTGGTCGACCTCATGGACGGCCCGCAACGCTGGTCCGAGCTGCGCCGACGGGCCGGCGGCGTCAGCGACAAGATGCTCGCGCAGACCCTGCGCGACCTCGAGACCGGTGGACTGATCACCCGCACCGTGCACACCAGCCGCCCACCGACGGTGCAGTACGACCTGACCGACCTCGCCCGCGGCGTCACCTCAGCACTGCAGCACCTGCAGAACTGGGCCGAAGAACACACCAGCGACTACGACCACTACCGGCGCACCCACACCACCGACCCGGAGCCCTGA
- a CDS encoding MBL fold metallo-hydrolase, translated as MVTDVSVTRAVNTVTVLGGPTALIRLAGWTLLTDPTFDAAGTEYQDGPVLVRKTADPALKPAQLPALDAVVVSHTGHQDNLDTAGRTVASGASEVFTTVAGATDLGGAAVGLEPWQTRTLSKPGRTPLNITAVPARHGPVGTEDVTGPVTGFLLHTDDGSTPSVYVSGDTVDLDAMSALAGRYRVDVALLHLGAAGFEAFGDIRLSLTATQAVEARRLLGDPLVVAVHAEGWAHYTEDRSHVQQTFDAAGVPLHWPTPGEPITLPDPHTR; from the coding sequence GTGGTAACCGACGTTTCCGTGACCCGCGCCGTGAACACCGTGACGGTGCTCGGCGGCCCCACCGCGCTGATCCGCCTGGCCGGCTGGACGCTGCTGACCGACCCGACCTTCGACGCCGCCGGCACGGAGTACCAGGACGGCCCGGTCCTGGTGCGCAAGACCGCCGACCCGGCGCTGAAGCCCGCACAACTGCCCGCTCTCGACGCCGTCGTGGTCAGCCACACCGGGCATCAGGACAACCTCGACACCGCCGGGCGTACGGTGGCCTCCGGCGCCTCGGAGGTGTTCACCACCGTCGCCGGCGCCACCGATCTCGGGGGTGCAGCCGTCGGCCTGGAGCCCTGGCAGACCCGGACCCTGTCGAAGCCGGGCCGCACGCCGCTGAACATCACCGCGGTCCCCGCCCGTCACGGGCCCGTCGGCACCGAGGACGTCACCGGTCCGGTCACCGGCTTCCTCCTGCACACCGACGACGGCTCCACGCCGAGCGTGTACGTCTCCGGTGACACCGTCGACCTGGACGCGATGAGTGCCCTGGCCGGCCGGTACCGCGTCGACGTGGCGCTGCTGCACCTGGGCGCGGCCGGCTTCGAGGCATTCGGTGACATACGACTGTCACTGACCGCGACCCAGGCCGTCGAGGCCCGCCGCCTGCTCGGCGACCCCCTCGTGGTGGCCGTGCACGCCGAGGGCTGGGCGCATTACACCGAAGACCGCAGCCACGTCCAGCAGACCTTCGACGCCGCCGGCGTCCCGCTGCACTGGCCCACCCCGGGCGAGCCCATCACCCTGCCCGACCCGCACACCCGCTGA
- a CDS encoding SgcJ/EcaC family oxidoreductase gives MKPEVVHERFAQYLKDRDLDGLGSLFDEDAMFVPGPGQEPVYGREDIKEALKPYLASPSTMEVVAASVHQNGDLAMVQPSWRITSESGTVEGKAVEVMRRTSEGDWVYIIDNPYGV, from the coding sequence ATGAAGCCGGAAGTCGTGCACGAGCGCTTCGCCCAGTACCTCAAGGACCGGGACCTCGACGGACTGGGTTCCCTGTTCGACGAAGACGCCATGTTCGTACCGGGACCGGGGCAGGAGCCGGTCTACGGCAGGGAAGACATCAAGGAAGCGCTGAAGCCCTACCTCGCCTCGCCCAGCACCATGGAGGTGGTGGCCGCGTCGGTCCATCAGAACGGCGACCTGGCGATGGTCCAGCCGTCCTGGCGGATCACGAGCGAGAGCGGCACCGTGGAAGGAAAGGCGGTCGAGGTGATGAGGAGGACGAGCGAGGGCGACTGGGTCTACATCATCGACAACCCCTACGGCGTCTGA